Proteins co-encoded in one Deinococcus malanensis genomic window:
- a CDS encoding DUF1775 domain-containing protein — translation MRILNTLFTVTTLAFGASAAAHAVVRTELGATESALGATEMYRLQVPNESAATSATTQVRMLLPAGFVLSRTLQAPGWKRTFEKDAAGKITAVVWTGRIEPQEIARFYFQGANPKEAAQLTWKVYQKYADNTVTAWDDANKDFPASSTTVK, via the coding sequence ATGCGCATACTGAACACCCTCTTCACCGTTACCACGCTCGCCTTTGGTGCCTCCGCCGCTGCACATGCGGTGGTGCGTACGGAGCTGGGGGCCACTGAGAGTGCCCTGGGCGCGACCGAGATGTACCGTTTGCAGGTTCCGAACGAGAGCGCGGCGACGAGCGCCACCACTCAAGTACGCATGCTTCTTCCTGCGGGATTCGTCCTGTCCCGCACCTTACAAGCCCCAGGCTGGAAACGCACGTTCGAGAAAGACGCGGCCGGGAAGATCACGGCGGTGGTGTGGACGGGCCGCATCGAGCCACAGGAAATCGCGCGCTTCTATTTTCAGGGTGCGAACCCTAAGGAAGCCGCTCAACTTACGTGGAAGGTCTACCAGAAGTACGCGGACAACACGGTGACGGCCTGGGACGACGCCAACAAGGACTTCCCGGCTTCCTCCACCACAGTGAAGTGA
- a CDS encoding rhodanese-like domain-containing protein: MTGQQDISEATGPDALPGQPHPIEACTWHGGSGPWPEVSTAQLRRLLAAGSTLVLDARSPLEWAISHLPGARNVGPKPGVPMGEYVGDVREIARLTQGNPSVPLLIYCNGPHCRKTYRLAAELRDAGFTDVRCYHLGAPVWRALGGLMVVEKEGAAYILRNDRTACWVDASRAGCAFPFPNLPGVVRLPQGSVSDAKNDGRLPMEDHNTRVVVFGSTVSEARTVAQELGSHAFHNVTYFNGTARLLAQTLQAADPGNGLHRMQGRCGHPAGHTSSLRVKGKGEA, translated from the coding sequence GTGACGGGACAGCAGGACATCAGCGAGGCAACCGGACCAGATGCGCTGCCAGGGCAGCCGCACCCCATTGAAGCATGCACCTGGCACGGCGGGAGCGGCCCCTGGCCGGAGGTCTCGACGGCGCAGCTGCGCAGGCTTCTTGCGGCAGGCTCAACCCTCGTGCTCGACGCACGGTCTCCTCTGGAGTGGGCGATTAGTCATCTGCCGGGAGCGAGGAACGTCGGGCCAAAGCCAGGCGTGCCCATGGGAGAGTATGTCGGTGATGTCCGGGAGATCGCGCGCCTGACGCAGGGGAACCCGTCGGTGCCGCTGTTGATCTACTGCAACGGCCCTCACTGCCGTAAAACCTACCGGCTCGCCGCTGAACTGCGTGACGCGGGCTTCACGGATGTCCGCTGCTATCACCTGGGTGCGCCCGTCTGGCGGGCGCTTGGGGGCCTGATGGTCGTCGAGAAGGAGGGGGCGGCCTACATCCTGCGCAACGACCGGACCGCGTGCTGGGTCGACGCGAGCCGCGCAGGTTGTGCTTTTCCTTTCCCCAACCTGCCAGGTGTGGTGCGTCTCCCTCAGGGCAGCGTGAGCGATGCGAAAAATGACGGCCGACTTCCTATGGAAGACCACAACACCCGGGTGGTCGTCTTTGGCAGCACGGTCAGCGAGGCCAGAACCGTCGCTCAGGAACTGGGTTCGCACGCATTTCATAACGTCACGTACTTCAACGGCACGGCTCGGCTCCTGGCACAGACACTTCAGGCCGCAGACCCGGGGAACGGGCTTCACCGCATGCAAGGCCGCTGTGGTCATCCAGCCGGGCATACGTCCTCACTCCGGGTGAAAGGGAAGGGAGAAGCATGA
- a CDS encoding PadR family transcriptional regulator, producing the protein MSDQHPSPHDLLPLTPAVLHILLALADGEKHGYTIMKAVETHSEGQTRMGPGTLYGTLKRLLTTRLVQESDERPDPSLDDQRRRYYSLTSFGQRVLNEEVERLGRLVQAARRTPALGGL; encoded by the coding sequence ATGAGCGACCAGCACCCCAGCCCCCACGACCTCCTGCCCCTGACCCCAGCGGTCCTCCATATCCTGCTTGCCCTGGCTGACGGCGAAAAACACGGCTACACCATCATGAAAGCCGTCGAAACGCACTCCGAAGGCCAGACCCGCATGGGCCCCGGCACCCTCTACGGCACCCTCAAACGCCTCCTCACCACCAGACTCGTCCAGGAAAGCGACGAACGCCCCGACCCCAGCCTGGATGACCAGCGCCGCCGGTACTACAGCCTCACCTCGTTCGGGCAGCGGGTCCTGAATGAAGAAGTCGAGCGTCTGGGCCGCCTGGTGCAGGCCGCCCGGCGCACCCCCGCACTGGGCGGCCTGTAG
- a CDS encoding LuxR C-terminal-related transcriptional regulator, producing the protein MDHRLASPQQAGSKLSVNAAALIGRETDAQALTALLSDPAVSLVTVTGPGGVGKTSLASHVARTLTPAFRDGVCMVLLAPLRPDTPAETEVARALGLRDSTSRDVLPRVLSRLERAHLLLLLDNAEHLPQTGPFVSALLDVVENVRVLVTSRTPLGLSREQEFALGALPVPRLGGTFQEVQTAASVQLFQRRAKAVKRDFEVRLDNAQAVAEICARLDGLPLAIELAAARVRVLPPAMMLGHLHSTLELLTGGPGDRPERQRSLRATLEWSEQLLEPEQRRLLWTLGVFAQGASLASISAVAGLPAHVALEQLETLARHGLIRVMTGPDGDGRFDLLEIIREFALERLVQQGDGDSIHQRHARHFLSFAVKADADLWGARQHEVLSALEREHGNLRAALTWALQHDQNLALDLAAALGNFWSVHGHFAEGRQWLERALDGEGSAESRARALCAAGEMARMQGDHEQAERLLSASLTLARDHADVGGMAAALNLLGVLAHNAARPDEARAFLNEALPLWEVERRDLGRTSPLFNLGRLSLYWGEPHDAVEPLSRALAFWRTSGNTHGVAYALYSLGRALLDIGDTGQAQHLLRESLDLRRAIGDERGIIASQTALGLSAVMGGEFREALPLLSDALTRSVRLGHRRNIAESLEDYAAYAARAGSAAQAVRWCAAARNLRAMIGAPAAPLDERQVAVTLSRARQSLGGAAYEREMRAGTLLDLDAAIQDALSLRVPAAPGVQSGPSTFRLSPRELEVLRLLAEGRSNREVAQKLTLSEKTVARHVENVFNKLGVHSRASAVAIAIREGLV; encoded by the coding sequence ATGGACCACCGCCTCGCGTCGCCGCAACAAGCAGGCAGCAAGCTGTCGGTTAATGCCGCCGCGCTGATCGGGCGGGAGACGGACGCCCAGGCCCTCACGGCGCTTCTGAGCGACCCAGCAGTCTCCCTGGTGACGGTCACCGGGCCGGGTGGCGTCGGCAAGACCAGCCTCGCCTCACACGTTGCCCGGACCCTTACTCCTGCGTTCAGGGACGGTGTCTGCATGGTGCTGCTCGCTCCGCTGCGGCCCGACACCCCAGCCGAGACGGAAGTCGCGCGGGCACTCGGACTCAGGGACTCGACGTCCCGCGATGTTCTGCCGCGGGTTCTGAGCCGGCTGGAGCGCGCGCACCTGCTGCTGCTGCTCGACAACGCCGAACACCTTCCCCAGACGGGACCGTTCGTCTCCGCGCTGCTGGACGTTGTCGAGAACGTTCGGGTGCTCGTGACGAGCCGGACACCACTCGGCCTTTCGCGCGAACAGGAATTTGCCCTCGGCGCGCTCCCCGTGCCCAGGTTGGGCGGGACCTTTCAGGAAGTTCAGACCGCAGCGAGCGTTCAGCTGTTCCAGCGACGTGCCAAAGCGGTGAAACGCGACTTCGAGGTTCGCCTGGACAATGCCCAGGCGGTCGCGGAAATCTGCGCCCGCCTGGACGGCCTGCCGCTGGCGATTGAGCTCGCGGCCGCCAGAGTACGGGTGTTGCCGCCCGCCATGATGCTCGGGCACCTTCACTCCACGCTGGAACTGCTGACTGGAGGTCCAGGCGACCGTCCCGAACGCCAGCGTTCCCTGCGGGCCACGCTTGAGTGGAGTGAGCAGCTTCTCGAGCCCGAGCAGCGAAGACTGCTGTGGACCCTCGGCGTGTTCGCCCAGGGTGCCAGTCTGGCGAGCATCTCCGCTGTCGCGGGCCTTCCGGCTCACGTCGCCCTCGAGCAGCTCGAGACCCTGGCCCGTCATGGCCTGATCAGGGTGATGACGGGACCGGACGGTGACGGGCGCTTTGACCTGCTGGAAATCATCCGCGAGTTCGCCCTGGAACGGCTGGTCCAGCAGGGTGATGGTGACAGCATCCACCAGCGCCACGCGCGTCACTTCCTTTCGTTCGCCGTGAAGGCCGACGCGGACCTCTGGGGCGCCCGGCAGCATGAGGTTCTCTCTGCCCTGGAGCGTGAGCACGGCAACCTGCGCGCCGCCCTGACCTGGGCCCTCCAGCATGACCAGAACCTCGCGCTTGACCTTGCAGCCGCGCTGGGGAACTTCTGGAGCGTTCATGGACATTTCGCTGAAGGCCGCCAGTGGCTGGAACGTGCGCTCGATGGTGAGGGAAGCGCGGAGTCACGCGCGCGGGCCCTGTGCGCTGCGGGTGAGATGGCGAGGATGCAGGGCGACCATGAGCAGGCCGAGCGTCTGCTGTCCGCCAGTCTTACCCTGGCCCGTGATCATGCTGATGTTGGTGGGATGGCCGCGGCACTCAACCTGCTGGGGGTCCTGGCACACAACGCGGCCCGGCCCGACGAGGCGCGGGCGTTTCTGAACGAAGCGCTGCCCTTGTGGGAGGTGGAGCGCCGGGACCTGGGCCGCACGTCGCCCCTGTTCAACCTGGGTCGGCTCTCCCTGTACTGGGGAGAACCGCATGACGCTGTCGAACCCCTGAGCCGCGCGCTGGCCTTCTGGCGCACGAGTGGCAATACCCACGGCGTGGCCTACGCCCTGTACAGCCTCGGCCGGGCGCTCCTGGACATTGGGGATACCGGGCAGGCACAGCACCTGCTGCGTGAAAGCCTCGACCTGCGGCGTGCTATCGGTGACGAGCGCGGCATTATCGCGTCGCAGACGGCCCTTGGACTGAGTGCGGTCATGGGCGGCGAGTTCAGGGAAGCGCTGCCGCTTCTGTCTGACGCATTGACCCGCTCTGTGCGCCTGGGCCACCGCCGCAACATCGCCGAGAGCCTGGAGGATTATGCGGCGTACGCCGCGCGGGCTGGGAGCGCTGCTCAAGCGGTGCGGTGGTGCGCGGCCGCGCGGAACCTGCGGGCCATGATCGGTGCCCCGGCCGCGCCCCTGGATGAACGGCAGGTCGCCGTCACCTTGAGCCGCGCACGACAATCCCTCGGCGGCGCGGCCTACGAACGTGAGATGCGCGCCGGGACCCTGCTCGACCTGGATGCCGCCATCCAGGACGCATTGTCGCTGCGCGTCCCTGCGGCTCCTGGAGTGCAGTCGGGCCCTTCGACGTTCAGACTGTCCCCACGTGAACTCGAGGTGCTGCGCCTCCTGGCCGAAGGACGCAGCAACCGCGAAGTTGCTCAGAAGCTGACACTGAGCGAGAAGACCGTGGCGCGTCACGTCGAGAACGTGTTCAACAAGCTTGGCGTACACTCCCGGGCCTCGGCAGTCGCGATCGCCATTCGTGAAGGGCTCGTTTGA